The window TTACATGAATGAGCTGTAACCCTAATCATGATTCCATGAATTTTACCTCGAAGAGATGTGAGTGCTGCTGTTTTCATTATCTCTTAAAAGAATCCAAACACATTGAGGGAAACTGATTGAAAGAAGTATTTCATGGTAAAGTCatgatgagaaaatatatttaaaggcATCGGAGAAAGAATGAGAAGATACATTATTAGCTAATCAATCTATAATGAAAAGCTTAATTCAATTAGATTAATGTGTTAGTCCTTTGGATTAAAGATTATGTCATCTTAATTTCCCAGATGAAAGAGCCCTTCATGAATTTATTGGCCCAAAAAGACTAAGTGGGCTGCATTGGGGAGATCTGATGAGGTGGACTTCGCCAGAATATCTGGTCTCATGAATTGGAGCTCCATTAATAACCCATGAAAGGGCATTACTCTCTCGTCTTTAATCCATTATGAacagaacattaaaaaaaacaaagaaaatcaaaattcaattaagatttccgagacttaaaaattaaaacaatgcaCTGTTATTGGATTTGTTGGGTCTACAAATCAATTTagatctattatttttatttaaaattacattgttttagcttttttaaatcCATCATTTAGTCTGAAATTAATTAGATGAACTTGATGAATAGCTTGGATTTAATCAagtaaatatcaaaattaattcaaattaaaatttatttcaaattaaattatgaatttgaaatttattaaattactcAGCTTAATATCCAtcttcaataagaaaaaaaagggagtaatatttttttttactgttttaaaatatgatattatttatattggtAGGTTGATTCAAAGCTTAGGCcccattttaataaaaacaaaataagaattaatttagtatGATAGATTAATTCATGACTTGATTAACTTagaaaaactcaataaaaaactgatgaaaatccattaatttttttaaatttaaaataatattatttttatttttttataaaataaaaatttggttgAATGAAATTAATCACCAAATTTATGATTCAGAACTTGTCGACTTTAAAATCTATGTtttcttcttgaaaaaaaaaaaaactcttactaCTACGTCGTTTTCGTAGGTACTTAAGTCTTGAATAAAACCGACGCTAGAAATCTACTTTTCAGCGATGATCAAAAtccccactctctctctctctctctctctcaattatTTTCTCACTGtaagtaatcaaaataaaatcttttcttgattttgatttataatttccaatttctagggtttttctttacaaacctttttatttaatctcCCCAATCTGATAAATCATTCAATATAATATCATAATTCAGCTTAAATATGCATAAATTTCGTTGCTTTATACCGATATGTATTGAAAATGCATAGTCAATAGTTAATGTTGGGCtctggtgtttgttttgttattataatgCAGGTATTTTGATGTTGGAAATCTCTTAAAGTTCCTTGCTTGAATCCCATTATGGTAaaggaattcacttttcaattattattttttatttttattattatatgtgtttattgctttgtgttttttaagatttgtaATTGTTTACCAAATTGACGCTTCTTAGGTTAGTCTCGGTAGTCACTGATCACGTTGATTAAACTTGGAGATTAATTTGCAATTGATACGGGTGTGTGTTGTGTTCGACAAGCATATCCATGTCCGACTTCGATATTTTCCGACATTTTACTTTGATTTGAAATGTCCAAGTGGTGGCGCCTGTGTTCGAGTATCTAGTATCTTGCACAGGTGTTCCATGGAAAAGTGAGTTGCTTGAGTAATACACAGAACATTAGGTAGGTTGCTTGTTGAAGGCAAGCTCGAGTATTTGGTTGTTTGAGACCATGTGGTcggaaaaaaaacctttgctGGTCTGCGCTTGGGAAGGGATGAGTTTATTGGAACTTTAATGAGAGTATTTCATTGTGTATTTGGAAGTTTTGATATAGTCGTTTAACTCTGAATGTTTTTAAAAccgccttttgtttttaatcttgatCATAAAAAATGAACCATGAGTAGACAGTTATACAGAAATGCTAGACCATGTTTTACTTTCAGAGAATATGTTACTTGGTCTTGGGACATCTGTATCTAATACAAGTTCATGTTCAACGTGCATACTTGTGTCGGAATCAGTTGCTATACAGAACTTCCTTAAACTTTTTCGTTTATATTAAGTGTTTAAGTGTCATAACCCATGCCTAGTTATTTCACACGGGTATTCTTGGGGGTAAAGAAAGAGTCAGAGTATCTTATGCAACATTGGGTGGCTTGTTGATACCAaagctctctttctctttctctgtcTCACAAGTGAGAACGGGCTGAGTTTTTTGAAGACATTGTTAGAGGCATTTTACCAGGGAATTGGAGGTTTTGATATGGTCAACATATGAATGTCTTGGAAAATGGGTTTTGACCAGTATCTCAACATGTCTTGATTGATTTGGTCCTCATATTCAAATGCTCAACATTTTTCGTAACACCGTGGAAGGCTGAGCTTAAGTGTAATCTTGGTGTgatgttttatttctttcatgatGCATAATGGGATGATGGTTTTCTCGGTGTGATAATTGGATGCAGGatcctaattttttaattgatgagaAGGCTGAAAGTAGAGTTTATATCGGTAACCTTGACTTGAGAATAACAGAGTAAGTAAATTTATGGATGTcgaattcataattttttgtgtgGTGCAAGTGTCAGCATAAATTCATATTATCATGTTTTGCTGTTTCGTTTACTCTCTGCATCTTCTTCAGGGCTGCGCTGATTAAGATGTTTACTCCCTATGGCAAGATTTTATCCGAAGAATTTCTATGGCATACTCGTGGACCAAAACGTGGAGAGCCAAGGGGCTTCGCTTTTATCCAGTTTAGCACTAAAGAGGTAAGCTGTATGCTTCTTTTGCTTTTGTACCAAGGCAAACTCCTGATTTCCACATTTAAAGTGAGTATGCAGGAAGCTAAACTGGCCAAGGAGAAGATGCATGGGAGGTTAGCTTGTGGCCGCCCTTTGGTTGTTCGTCTTGCCAGCGAGAAATACTTGGATGAAGCAACACAGGATTCTTCCACAGCACTTGGTGAGGCAAAGAAAGCTGGCCTTACTGGTAGCACTTTAGGGCAGACAAGTCGTAGTGCCAAGATAGCTGCAATAAAGAACAAATTGAGAGCCTTGGAAGAAGGGGGCCCTAGTGTGAAGAAGCAGAAGCAAGCTGACAGTGACTCATGTAAGGATAGTCTTGACCACTCACAAGACAAGGGATAGGTGCTGAAGAGAACTTTGAaaactaaagggtttcaaaacCCATTTACTGTTTCTTGGAATATACTCAGTATGGTTTTAGCCTTaggattattttgatacataacATCATGGGAACATCATCTGCTGCGGGTTTCAATTGCTTGAGTTTTGTGCATTACCTTCTGGCTTGGTTGCTCGTATCAAAATTGTGCTGCTAACATTTCTAGGActacaaaaattgattttatcataTAGATTTTCATACCCCTTTGAAATGAAAATCTGGATGCtttgacaaatatatatatcaatcgaAAATATAAGCTGTTAAATGAGGTTTGAAATACTTCATGTTACATGTTCTTAAAAGAGATGATTCTTATCTTGAGAATTGAATGacaaaatcttgattttgttttttacttttcttataggaaaatttgtaaattttttattggacaAGAATCAGATCGATAATGggatcttttttttccttttttttttcataccaaaaatttaaaaatgtttttttgtaataaCGTATCTCCATTCATGTCACCATGGAGAATTGcacataatttattataatttgcaCAGAAAAATGATATGTATTCTATTCTActgatgataataattatatctCAATTTTTGGATTGAGCTTTGTGCAATGCAATAGATGAATTTGGGGagagatgttttttttgtggAATGGATATTTATCTGATTTGATGAAATCTAAAGGTGACTTCggctgtttttcttcttctttctttttcaatgaaAGGACGATATATGGCCCAGACAACAGCttagaaggaaagaaaacaccCAGAAAAAGGATGCAATGAAATGCAGTTCGATTTTTCCTTTGCAATACGAATGGGAATGGCTAAGTTTTTGTTTGTGCTAGCCTGCGAATAATGGAGAATTCCACATTAGCCACTTTTTCTTGagaataatatgttttatatgttcTACTGAGTACTGGTTGTCTTCCTCTCCATGTTTTCACATGATTTCTCATTTTAGGTTTGACATTGGAACTTCTAGTACAACCGTTTTTTATTATGTTCTTCTTGGCTTTTTCCTAAACAATTTTGTAATGCTAAATTTTGACTTCAAAATCCTTTTCATGTCAAGATGGATGCAGTTGTTTACCTGGCAGATGTCTATGACAAAGAGAGGTTTGAATGAAATActtacattaaataaaatcttatctttgaaacaaaaatctaaatttgaatgaaaataatgtaATGGTAGATCATCTAAAATATTAGGttacaaagaataaaaaaaatcccaggAAAGCAACTAAGATATACCAATAAATAAAGTAACAAGAACTCTCAATCAAAGGTCAACTTCCTCACGAAAGTtaagaatctaaaataatatttaatatgaagAGGTGAATTCAACGAACTCAATGGAAGAAtaccatttaatatatattttagctaTTTATAGGTATAAGGAccgaaacacacacacacacacacatgtacaTTAAGCATAATAGCACATGGTAATAGAATACATGTCAAAGATAAGACAAAGCTATTGGATCAAATAATTGTTGAAACCCTAAGGTTTTGATAACAGACAAGGTTTGCGGCTCCAATTACCATGGAAGGATCAATCGCTACAAGTTGATGCCTCTCTCACCAACTAGGCATATAGAATATTATGTGCACATAAACTAACTACGTTTTGTTAGCATGAAGTTACTGACATGTATACCAATATCAAGATATAACAGATATTCACATGAATATCAAAGCAAATGAATGTCATATTGAATATAATACTCAAaaagtgcatatatatatattcaagaattAACTAATTGTACtcataaaataatcaatatacATATGgtatttatattacatgcatattaaagattatctcaCTCACCCAGAAAAACAGAGcaaaagacaaataaatatAGAATCGAAGATTAATGAGAATCGCTAATAGGAACATCAACAGAACCTataacaaatatgaaaatatactaaaaacatCTCAAAGCAAATAGCATAAAATATTACAGCTTTAAACTTAGAGACCAAAATGTAATTATAAAGCTAAACTGATTCACTTGATTAACTCCTACTTTTAGGTTAATTGGTCAACTGAAACGACCAATTGGTCGACTATTATCACAAGCCAACCGGTTGATTGACAATATCAAGTCAACTAGTCAACCTTGATCGGTTGATCACGATTTCTAAAATCCTGATCTGGCAGTTCTTCAAATCTACAAATCCCATAACAATCAATATATTCTTTAAAACCTATAATTCCAGTCATCTAATCAGTTCGTTTTAATTCAACTAACACCCtgaaacatcaattaaattccTTAAATAGTTCAAtcataaaattacaataaaaaccctaaactctTCTTTAATCCTTCCACCAACAAtttcctaataaaaaacaataaagagggAGATACTTACTTGTTTCTTCAATCCTTTTTGAAACCCAAAACTTAAAATGTATAGTGAAACGATAAAAAtaccctaaaaaaattaagcttaaggacaaatggtgtttttttttttttttttgtaattatcataTCATGGACAATTCCTTATttggctaaataaaaaaagatgggtGTGCATGTAGCGCACCCCGGAACAGGTGGGAGGCGTCCACGCCTTTCGATCGGCGCCTCCTAGCATTAAAAAATGCTATTCTACTGTGTTGTTGGAGGCGATGTCATGTCCTATTTCTATTGGTGCGGCGAGTGTCATTGATGGTGGTCTGATTTGGTGTCGGTAAGTctttttttcctcctccttcTCTCTCCCTCCCCTAAAAATTATGGATGACCCTCCtgattattgatattttaacttcagttcttattttttcatttgtaattttttgttttgttccttttgtagaagttttatttatttttaatttcatcatttaatttcaatttaccaaatattttattttccaacGTTGTTCTCATTCtttggatttatattttttttcatggtcatTTTGTAAAAACTTtaatggttttcaatttcatatttcacccttttttttatataaataaaaattaaatccactatttttttaaaaatattttttgtaaaaacaaaatcaatttaacccttcatttttttttaattaacccaCTCGACCGTGACTTAAGTTTGCCCTAGCCGCCATCAGGATATGATTTTAAAACTAAGCATGATATGAATAAGAAATTCAACAACATATAATCATCTAGAAACGTACCTTCATAAATCTTAATTCCTTGTGGTCCCTTCTCCTGCAAATAAAAATGCTATCAAAGAGAACTCCTTACCTTGACCACCACTTTTCTCTTATAATCCGTGGTTAAGTGAtctagaaacaaaaataattgaagtatggtaagatttaaaaaaaacccatcaatttcatccttttttgcATTTCAATTGTAACtatcatcataattataaaacccGACCCAAAAATCAATTCGAGATAAAACTTAAATCATGGGCCAAGAGGGTTAGCTTGTGTTAacataactttttaaataaaaaaatcaaaatgatgtcATTTGAATGAGAAGAAAGttcaaacaaaaacattaactaGTTGATGACTGGAGTTTATTACGGGTCGATCTGAATTTCTGACTAAGTCAGATAGGATCAATGTCTTAACTCATTTCTTCTTTAACTCGGATTGAATTAAGCTCCGGGTTGGACAGGTTCTAGATCAACTTACTAGGCTGGTCTAGATTTTATAACTAGACTTATCATGGACCTCAAATCAttcctttagatttttttaactatccattaactaaaatataaatacacagAAAACACatagtgaaaattaaaaataatacacatagtaaaaattgaaaataattttaggtgatgaaatcaattaaaaatcagaTTTCATTCAAAAGAGAATAATGGATGTGAGTTTTGACAAGTTGCTAGgtcttaaaaaataaggataattattattgttattattgttgttattattattattatttaagaaagAGAATAAGTCTATTAGTTAATGTTAACATGTATGATCTAAACAACAACTAAGAAGgatttagaatttttagatattaattcaACCAATGATCAGtcattgataattaatttattttttaatattttttaattatatatcaatgccacatatttattatattttccaccatgttaaatttttttttaaaaaatatataatctaaatattcaatgaaaaaaagggaaaataaaacctgaaagattaaaacatttttttaataaaaagtacaAGGACCAAAACGtaatttgacaaaaaattaaagctCCTATTCTCACTGtggaaaaagtaaaaaaaaagtcaaccgACGTTTCCAACTTCACTTGCTCCTTATCCAGGTACCTCTGACCTCAACAAAGTCATCACTCTACTCTACTCTCTTCAATGGCATCAAGACTTCCATTTCTCCACTCTCCGGTTGTCCCATCACTGGAAACCCGCCGGCCATGTTTCATTTCCCGCCAAAATACTCTTACTACCACTGCTAACCCCACCAGAAGAACGTTACTATCAGGAAATAACGGGAACCAGACATCATTTCTTTCACCTCAAAAGAACCCGAATTTGATTCGATCTTCTGTAACTGTTAGATCCAATCTGATTCCGAATTTCCCTCTTATTTCCCCTACTGATCCATGGGGTATGTGGACTGCTCTCTTCGCCACTGGCGCTTTCGGTATCTGGTAATTCACCTTCCCTTTTCTTGCCTTTTCATTATAATATTTTGGTGTTTGTCTCAGCTGTGCAATCTGGGCTGTTCGTTGAATTCTGTATGCATGAACGTGGAACAACATTTAGTTGtcaaattgactttttttaaggttagttttgatgattttgatacGGTGATGTCAAAACCATCGGAGAAAGACATCTGAAAAGGAatgaatttcatgttttttcagaCGAAAGTACTTACAGGTTGTTTGGTAACTTTAGATTTGAAACCGAATCAATTCAGTGTGCTAAAATAGTTGGAATCGATTTTAGTATAGAATTGTTTCcaaagaaaattttagagttaattGGAAATGGTTGAGGTGTATGTTTGATACTGTGAACTGATTTGTTACTGTTGCTGTTAAGGTCAGAGAGGACCAAGATTGGAAGTGCATTGAGTGGTGCATTAGTGAGTGCTTTAGTTGGACTAGCAGCTAGTAATTTGGGGATTATTTCATGTGAATCTCCTGCTTATTCTATTGTACTGAAGTTTCTGCTACCATTGGCTGTTCCATTGTTGCTGTTTAGAGCTGATTTGCGACGTGTAATTCAGTCTACTGGGACTCTTCTCTTGGCTTTCTTGTTAGGATCAGGTAATAATCAAACTTTTGATAGTCATTTCTTGTAGAGAAAATTAGGTTAAATGGGTTTTGATATATAATGGGGATGTGTTTGTAAAGAAATTtgtttgttcttcttttctatCCGGTTAGAAATTGGTTTTTGAGGGTTTTGTTTTGTGACAGTTGCGACAACAGTTGGAACAGTATTAGCCTATATGATGGTGCCAATGCGAGCACTAGGTCAGGATAGTTGGAAAATAGCAGCTGCTCTCATGGGTAGACATATTGGTGGAGGTATAATTCTGCTGGGTTGGCATGTTTCTTGCAATTGTATAGTATCCTCATTCGTGTAGTCATTGATGCCTTGTTTGCATTTGGAACTCATCATCTTGACTGATTTGGTGATTTGTATGGTTTGATAATTGTGTAGCTGTGAATTATGTTGCCATTTCGGAGGCTCTCGGGGTATCTCCATCAGTTTTAGCTGCTGGGCTAGCTGCAGATAATGTTATTTGTGCAGTGTATTTCACATCATTGTTTGCTTTGGCATCTAAGATTCCTGCTGAGTCTTCAGCATCAATCGATGGTATGCAACATTCCAACTTTACATTACTTGAATGTTAGCAATTCCACTATCTTTTGGTGGATGAGTTACTTGTTAAGTTCTGTTATATGTAAATGATTCAGAATTCttcattttgattgttatacATGACTGCTGATCTTGTCCACCATTTTCCTTAGTTCCCCTGCTCGCTCTTTAGACTTTTATCCCATCTGTTGCTGTCCTGTCTTATGATTGCCTTCATGCCTTGAACTTGACTAGTGGAATATTTTCTGGCAGGTTCTGGAATGGACAGCGGGTCTGAGTCAGGCAACAAGCTTCCTGTTCTGCAGACTGCCACTGCCCTTGCTGTGTCGTTTGCTATCTGCAAGGCTGGAGAATATATCACAAAGTTCTTTGCAATTCCGGGAGGCATCCTGCCAGCCGTTACAGCCATTGTTGTTATCCTAGCAACTGCATTTCCAACCCAGTTCAATCACCTTGCACCATCTGGTGAGGCTTTGGCCCTGATTCTGATGCAGGTGAGCTGAGTTTTAGACAATTCTGTTTATTTAGTTGGTTTGCATCATCCATGAAGAAGCTGAATTGCTCTGAGTTATGCTGTTAAAAC of the Populus nigra chromosome 7, ddPopNigr1.1, whole genome shotgun sequence genome contains:
- the LOC133698578 gene encoding uncharacterized protein LOC133698578; the encoded protein is MDPNFLIDEKAESRVYIGNLDLRITEAALIKMFTPYGKILSEEFLWHTRGPKRGEPRGFAFIQFSTKEEAKLAKEKMHGRLACGRPLVVRLASEKYLDEATQDSSTALGEAKKAGLTGSTLGQTSRSAKIAAIKNKLRALEEGGPSVKKQKQADSDSCKDSLDHSQDKG
- the LOC133698414 gene encoding uncharacterized protein LOC133698414, whose translation is MASRLPFLHSPVVPSLETRRPCFISRQNTLTTTANPTRRTLLSGNNGNQTSFLSPQKNPNLIRSSVTVRSNLIPNFPLISPTDPWGMWTALFATGAFGIWSERTKIGSALSGALVSALVGLAASNLGIISCESPAYSIVLKFLLPLAVPLLLFRADLRRVIQSTGTLLLAFLLGSVATTVGTVLAYMMVPMRALGQDSWKIAAALMGRHIGGAVNYVAISEALGVSPSVLAAGLAADNVICAVYFTSLFALASKIPAESSASIDGSGMDSGSESGNKLPVLQTATALAVSFAICKAGEYITKFFAIPGGILPAVTAIVVILATAFPTQFNHLAPSGEALALILMQVFFAVVGASGNVWNVINTAPSIFMFALVQIAIHLAVILGLGKLFRFDQKLLLIASNANVGGPTTACGMATAKGWSSLVVPGILAGIFGIAIATFLGIAFGANVLQYMCKF